The following is a genomic window from Penaeus vannamei isolate JL-2024 chromosome 27, ASM4276789v1, whole genome shotgun sequence.
TGTAGGAAATAGGGTTTTGAAAGTGGGTTGGGTGAATGGAATGGGAAGTGCTCTGCGTTATCTGATGTATGGACTTCATAGATTTTTAGAAAATGaggaaagttattttttttatctaatgtggTTGTAATAGGTGTGTTGCTTGTTGTAGCAAGGATGTAATAATTTTTGTTTGTAAAGGGACTAATTACAATTTCTGTCTCCATGATTTGATAATGTTTTGAAACAGTATAACCGGGTGGTTAGAATTACGGCATATAATTATCCAAATATTCTAAGGTAAATTAAAAGAATACATGCAATATGCTTTTATTCAAAATTTTATAAATAcagcaataacaatcacaacaagaaacaacaaattAATCCTAAAATCTCAACTAGATTCAATGAGTATTATAAGGTATCATCAAGAGCAGTACTCCATGGCACGTAGTATCGATCCTTTCAAAACTACAACAGTGATCGGTGGTGAGAGAACGTGTTATGTCGCATAACAGGCCAGACATCGCCAGTGTTGTAGGGAAGGCGGGTCAGATCTCTTCCTATTCTTGGAAATCCGTGTGGTCGAGGGCCTTCTGCACCGCGTGCCACACCGCGTCGATGGTCGGGGAAAACATCGCTCTGTGGggcaaagaggaagggatggaaggcgGTGTTTATGtttgagacttttttttctttttttaatagcaAGTGTaggtgtccgtttttttttttttttttttttttttcgctgaatATGCGTACGTACTATGACGTGTttggtccttttttttcttttttttttagcaagtaTAAGTGCCCGTTGTGTTTTTCGTTGAATATGCGTACGTAAATAGTGTAAAAGCATCAACGTACAAATACCTGCTTTTGACATAAAATACCTCTCAAGCGGAAAAGTTGGTTACGTTTTTCTTCGTATTTGATTTTAAGCGTACATATACTCTCATTTCTTTTAGTCATGCCAAAGCGTGCAATTTTGCGTTTAGATGAAGGGCAATTAGTTCAAAAGAGAATGATGTACGAGCTTAATCTGGGTCATTTCAGTGTTTGTATAATGTTTCGTCTCGAGATGAAATACCGACACTTCAAATAAGATGTTTTAACAGAGTTGAACAAAAACAATTTAAGCGCctttttataactatcattttgacTCGAGTTTCGGCACAAGCGTTTCGATGAATATTCTAAGAGTAACATGAACAGTTCAAGAGTTCATTTAGCCCTCTGCGCCGTGATGAATGCCATATCCACTGTAACTTTAATTTATTGATTGTATTttcacagatggctccacaaaatACGTAGTCACGAGGGAGTCAATTACTAGGCCTACCCAACTCACCAGtttcccctttgttttttttccgataatcaaaataaagatcataatgtcagtaatgataccAGTATTAGTTTTAATAAAGTCATGTTCGGCTAATAAATGACTCCTTTAGTGATCTGAGCACTTATGGAGCCATGTATGTGCGACAAAATTTACAGTGAACAGTACATCTACCCACGTACATAGGGGATACTCTGCCTTTACCTCTAGACGCAAAACCACCTTTAAGTACATTATCAGTcgcttacaaaacaaaaacaaaaacaattcggGGTCATTTGGGGATTTGCATTTTCGAAAACGCCCGCCTGCCCGCCCACCAAGCAAGCAAGaagacaagcaagcaagaaacCAAGCAACTTACCCATCGAAGCTCCTGCCGGTGGGGTTGAGCAGGAGACCGCTCACGAACGTCGGGAtggtgaagaagatgaggagCAGGATTCCCAGGGCGACGATGGGACCCGTGTACAACGTGATGACGGAACTCACAGCTGGGAACACCACGTCGAGGTTCCAGTTAACGGGGTTGAGgatctgaggaggaggaggaggaggaggaggttgaggatggAGGTTGGGGTTGGATGCTGTTGCTCGGTGTGGTGGGTTTCTGGTCttttttggaggagggggaggggtagggggaggggcaaggaggactgaaggaggatgaaggggaggtgcaaggaggaggaagaggtggaggagcagcagcagcggaggaggagaaagaggagggacgaaggaagagcAGCAGCAAAGGGGGATGGAAATTAGGAtcacgagaaagagggaggtggatgaatatgtggaggaggagtgaaggagagtgggggggtagAAGCGCAGGATGGTGATgcgagaagtgaaggaggatggggaagagggcaaGGAGAAAGTGCGGGCGAGTTTGTATGGAATGGATGATAAATCAAAAGATTGAGTGAGGAAAGAGGCATAGGTATGGAACAGGGAAATAAATCAACAGCAAATAACAGGGAGGGGGAATCACTGGCTTTGGTCACCTCGAGGagtttctctttctacctctttacGGCCCAtaacaccatttctctctctctccctccacccccctctctcactcgaaagagagagaggggggagagggggaaaaggaagggggggggagagtgagtgagtgaattgtaTCACTCAAGGAAGAATAGATCATAGCAAATaatcacataaacaaacacagaaaaaaatacaaccccAAAATAAAACTAAACTCACATTGACGAGCTGAGAGAGCTGGAGCTTGTACCACGTGATGAAGTTGTCAAGCACTTTCTTGTTGGACTCATTCATCCACGTGATGTCAAACGGGGACTTTCTTTGATTAGTCGATTTTCCCTCGACCTTCTCCACCTGcttctccgccgccgccgccagcgccaccgccgccgccgcgacAAGTGCGAGGAGCATTACGTTCCCTGGAAGCAAGTACCGTGAAGGGGGTAGGTAGGTTAGCCAGGGCGGACGTGAGAttcggttcgtgtgtgtgtctgtctgtgtgttgatTTATGGAGTGTGCGTTACCATATGGTTTTCATCTTTTTGTATTGTGTGTTACGTGGTTtacatgtctgtctatttatggcGCGTATGTCACCCTGTGGTTTGTGCTTCTATCTACTCTATGTAGTGTATATTACTCTatggcttatctatctatatacggtCTGTTGTGTGGTTTATATAGGTCTATTTATAAAGTCTATGTAACAATATGGTTGTCATCTCTATCGTATGTATGTTGCTTAGTTTACATCTCTGCCTATTACAATATGGTTTTcatctgtatgtatgttgtgtgggtTATATCTCGGTCTGTCTGCCGATTTATATAGTTTATGTTGCCATATGGTTTTCACGTTTCTATccagtgtgtgtttgttgtatggtTTGCATGTTTATATCTGGTGTATAAAACTTGGTTTATCCTTCTATCTACTGCATAATTGTACACTGACTTATGCTTCTATCAATATCTGTTGTGAATTGATCtaggtttgtctgtctttatattgTTTCTTTCATCTATACATGTTTTTGGTTTTATATACTCGTTACCTTGTTTTTTCATCTAAATTTGCCATTTTTGTCATTCCATCTATTTTGCAAACTCTTTTTGTCTTCCTAAATATATTTGCTATAGGATATATTTGTAAATCATGTTTTGCCTTATTGTCTACATGTTACTAGACCGATGAACTTAATTAAACAAATGACTTATGCAAACAGTCACTTCAACATAAATTTCTTAAAAGCACGATGACTGAAACTAACCATAGCTTAGATAAATTACCTTAACAAACGACGCCTCAAACGATAGCCTGAACAGTGATCTACGCATAAACAATTTAAaactatataaacaaatgaatactcTAAAACGATGACTTTAGCTTAAATATTTAACAAACAATGAGGTAAACAAATAACGAATGATCCAAGCAACAACAACGTAATTTcaacatgacaaaaaaaagattatttaaTATCTTAAAAGTAATGACTGATGACTCGAACATAAATCGTAAAAAGTCAAACTATATTTTTCTGGAGCTAagacctatatataaataaaatcaaattcaaatatatactgccaacaataaaacaatgttatacgtaaaaaaaaaactataatagaaaaaatatcagaATAAATTAAATCAATTATATTAAATTAAGTACGTAATATGCCATAGGTgacacaagaagaaagaaaacatttatgttattatattcCCATTAAAATATGTTGTTACTCCATGAAATTAAAACTGAATTGGACTGCAAGCTTATTCTGTTAATGTGACTTTGTGTGAGAGTTTATTATTACGCATTATTACATAtttaatttacttatttcatttacCTCCATATTACGAATTTAATGTACCTCCATATTACGAATTTAATGTACCTCCATATTACGAATACAATTTACCTCCATATTACGAATTTAATTTACTAATTTCATTTACCTCAATATTACGTATTTAATTTAGTAAGCGTGTTTGTCTCTGAGAGTAATTTCTGCGCAGGACGTAAAGTGTCTTATGTATGAAATCACATACCGAACGTTGTATAACATGGGtgtgcttttgtattttttttgtcatgcaggaaagaaagattgaaaaaaatacaaactgaaAACCGCTAAGTTAAATACGAAAAGTATAACAtgaacacaaaaacgaaaaacgaaagtaaaaaagCAACTGGAGACAGctaagtaaaaatgaataaatcaataaacagagaacaagaaaaacgaaagtaagaaaaacaaaaacaaaccaagacCAAACCTTAAGacaaagaagtaaaacaaaacaaacaaacaaacaaggaaagtcAATCACAAAATACCAAtccaaaaagcaacaacaaaaaaacaaggaaagtcCTAATCACAAAAGACCAATCCcgcccccgcaaaaaaaaaaaaaaaaaaaaagaaaaagaaaaaatatatatggaacagTATCTCGGAAAAAAAGTTTCTCCCTGACCGCCATCGCTAACCATATACACTCGAGGTACTGGGTGACCAGCTGACCCAGATGCGGCGTGCAGGCTGACGTCACGACTTGACAGCCATCAGGAATAATTTCAGGAAAGGCtcgtaccattttttttcttttcctcttccacgccCGCTATCATTACGTACCATTTTAAAATACGTGGGAATAAGGGTGAAACTTCTCTGACGTGTGACGGTTAGGTATGTCATTCTGTTGACTCCGTGAGGTTGCAAATGATATTTATTGTGGGAGTTTGGGTTGAAGTTGAACGGTAATTATCGCCGGGGAATCGTAAACAAAACCTTCTAGTGTTGGAAGTCTAGTCATGTCTGTCGTGAGAACAGATGTAAATTTGCAAGAAACgcctagtaataatagcaataataataataatacgaatagcaacaacaatgataataataatagcgatattataaaacgaatagcaataataataacaataataaaaaggataataataatgaaattaataatatcaataacaataagaaataataataataataataataataataataataataatgataataataacaaaaatgataaagatggtaaaaaACGGATTTAGGATTATTATCTAACACCGTTTACAAATCACCATGCCGTAGCGTCCAACACACCGCATTATATAACCTTAAGTAATTTCAATAAAGtacattctttatttatttatttattctaaattTATTGAATTTGCTTAGGGCTATATAATGCCCTAAGCAGATTTAATAAAGTACGTTCTGTATAACCTCCCCCAGTCATTGAGCTGCAATGACCTACATTTGTATTACACCGAAACAAAGAAACGTAAAATATTGCTCAGTAACCAGTAATTACATTAATATCAATTACCCCATTTCTGATTACGGACTGTTATCGTCACTAATCAACCAGAAATATACCACAACTGATAAAGTAATTCAAATTCTGGTACAACTGATGACATAATTCTGAATTTGGTACAACTGATAAAATAATTCTGAATTTGGTACAACTGATAAAATAACTTTGAATTTGGTACAACTGATAAAATAATTCTGAATTAGGTACAACTGATAACACAATTCTGAATTAGGTACAGCTGATAAAatattgaaccgtattcatgttgacaaatgtagaacaggtatgaattagaatgaatatcttcacaaaacaatgtatgtatttgaccggtttcgattatatcttcgtcagaaacacctgtatttccgacgaagatataatcgaaaccggtcaaatacatcccttatattgcgaagatattcattctcattcataccattccgATAAAATAATACCGAATTTGGTACACCTaataaaataattcaaaaaatgATACACCTAATAAAATAACTCTAAATCTGATCtaaaacataagaaaaggaaggaaaggaagaaacgaaaaaaatgatacaCCTAACAAAACAATTCTACATCTAATCTAaaccagaagaaaaggaagagagaaacgaaaataaaaaagatatcccTGCGGCATCGAGATAGAATTCTGTGTCCGTTATAGCTGTATTCCTTCCTTCGGGGCTGGACGTAAATGCTACTCTGGAGTCTCAGCTGTTGAGATAatttatagagggagagagagaacgagaggaaacgagagagagagagggggggagatgtatagagagatagagagagcgaacggAATAGttacagtaaaagagagagagagagagagagagaattcgagagagagagagagagaattcgagagagagagagagagaattcgagagagagagagagagagaattcgagagagagagagagagaattcgagagagagagagagagaattcgagagagagagagagaattcgagagagagaattcgagagagagaatcgagagagagaattcgagagagagagagagaattcaagagagagagagagaaattcagaaattcgagagagagagagagagagagagagagagagagagagagagagagagagagagagagggagagagggagggagggagagagagagagggagggagggagagagagagagagagagagagagaattcgagagagagcaagagagaaaacgagagagatagatagatagctagatagatagagaacgaacGAGCTCagggaatgaagggaaaaatagagaccGAAACTTCTGAAAgccaaaagagaaataaaaaagagaaaaataataacaataatacagacaAGAAACTcgacacacataccaacacacaccaaTCGCTAATCAAATCGAAAATCTCATCAGACAATAAACCGATTCCAGTTACTCCAACATAACATAAACCTACatataattaacaaaaaaaaaaggtctaaTTACCCTGTTCTGTCGTTAACCTTGTTTAGAGTGCGTGAAATTCCCTTTATTTCGGTTACTGTGGAACCGCTGGGCGACTCCACCTAACCATGCTCGACCACAGtcaaccgagaaaaaaaaatctgccccacaatttaaattaattttttttttttttttttttataatggtgGTTGGTGCTTTGATTACATTTGTGTTTGATTGTGCGTTTGTTAAcctagctttttttcttttttttaatgtgtgtatgtgtatgtgtgtgtgtgtgtgtgtgtgtgtgtgtgtgtgtgtgtgtgtgtgtgtgtgtgtgtgtgtgtgtgtgtgtgtgtgtgtgtgtgtgtgtgtgtgtgtgtgtgtgtctatatatatatatatatacatatacatatgtatatatgtatatatatgtttatttgtgtatgtatatatataaaattctatatatatatatatatatatatttaagtatttatctatgattctttctttttcacctctctcccccttttcttttatgCACACATTTATTCTGATCAATTGAAAATTTTCACTTGTGTCAAATGCAGTAGAGTGatcacgaaaaaaaacataagttaAGACGTTTCTTGTTAATGATCTTAACATTCAAATGATTacttttaaaagaaataaaatattcacTTTTTCGCACCCATCACGAAATCAGGAAAATCATGATTATGTAAATTAAGCTTAAATACAAGAAAAGTTTcacattattttctatttcctataTTTAATTCTacgtattttttttaattcttaaaatttacatgcatacatgtttagccatcattagcataataa
Proteins encoded in this region:
- the LOC113811216 gene encoding uncharacterized protein isoform X2, which codes for MLLALVAAAAVALAAAAEKQVEKVEGKSTNQRKSPFDITWMNESNKKVLDNFITWYKLQLSQLVNILNPVNWNLDVVFPAVSSVITLYTGPIVALGILLLIFFTIPTFVSGLLLNPTGRSFDGAMFSPTIDAVWHAVQKALDHTDFQE
- the LOC113811216 gene encoding uncharacterized protein isoform X1; translated protein: MATSRNVMLLALVAAAAVALAAAAEKQVEKVEGKSTNQRKSPFDITWMNESNKKVLDNFITWYKLQLSQLVNILNPVNWNLDVVFPAVSSVITLYTGPIVALGILLLIFFTIPTFVSGLLLNPTGRSFDGAMFSPTIDAVWHAVQKALDHTDFQE